A genome region from Bacteroides stercoris ATCC 43183 includes the following:
- the nuoH gene encoding NADH-quinone oxidoreductase subunit NuoH: MFDFSIVTNWIHQMLTSLMPEGLAVFLECVVIGVCIILMYAVLAIILIYMERKICAFFQCRLGPMRVGKWGLLQVPCDVIKMLTKEIIDLKFSDRFLYNLAPFMVIIASFLTFACLPVSKGLEVLDFNVGVFFLLAASSIGVVGILLAGWSSNNKFSLIGAMRSGAQIISYELSCGLSILTMVVLMGTMQFSEIVAGQADGWFIFKGHIPALIAFIIYLIAGNAETNRGPFDLPEAESELTAGYHTEYSGMGFGFFYLAEYLNLFIVASVAATIFLGGWMPLHIVGLDGFNAVMDYIPGFVWFFGKAFFVVFLLMWIKWTFPRLRIDQILNLEWKYLVPISMVNLILMVLIVVFELHF; the protein is encoded by the coding sequence ATGTTTGACTTTAGTATAGTAACCAATTGGATTCACCAGATGCTGACCTCCCTCATGCCGGAAGGTCTGGCGGTGTTTCTTGAATGTGTAGTGATAGGCGTATGCATCATCCTGATGTATGCAGTGCTTGCCATTATCCTGATTTACATGGAGCGCAAGATATGCGCCTTTTTCCAATGCCGCCTCGGTCCGATGCGTGTAGGAAAATGGGGATTGCTCCAAGTGCCGTGCGACGTTATCAAGATGTTGACCAAGGAAATCATCGACCTGAAGTTCTCCGACCGATTCCTCTACAACCTGGCGCCGTTCATGGTCATCATAGCCTCGTTCCTCACCTTCGCCTGCCTGCCTGTCAGCAAAGGTCTGGAAGTGCTGGACTTCAACGTGGGCGTGTTTTTCCTGCTTGCCGCTTCGAGCATCGGCGTGGTAGGTATCCTGCTTGCCGGCTGGAGTTCCAACAATAAGTTCTCGCTTATCGGAGCCATGCGAAGCGGTGCGCAAATCATCAGTTACGAACTCTCGTGCGGACTGAGCATCCTGACGATGGTAGTCCTGATGGGTACGATGCAGTTCTCCGAAATCGTAGCCGGACAAGCCGACGGCTGGTTCATCTTCAAAGGACATATCCCGGCTCTGATAGCTTTCATCATCTACCTGATTGCCGGCAATGCGGAAACCAACCGCGGTCCGTTCGACTTGCCCGAGGCCGAAAGCGAGCTGACGGCAGGCTATCATACGGAATACTCCGGTATGGGCTTCGGCTTCTTCTACCTGGCAGAGTACCTGAACCTGTTCATCGTAGCGAGTGTGGCAGCCACGATATTCTTAGGCGGCTGGATGCCGTTGCACATCGTGGGCCTGGACGGCTTCAACGCTGTAATGGATTACATTCCGGGCTTTGTATGGTTCTTCGGCAAGGCATTCTTCGTGGTGTTCCTGCTGATGTGGATTAAATGGACATTCCCGCGTCTGCGTATCGACCAGATTCTGAACCTCGAATGGAAATATCTGGTTCCCATCAGCATGGTGAACCTGATTCTAATGGTATTAATCGTAGTATTTGAATTGCATTTCTAA
- a CDS encoding NADH-quinone oxidoreductase subunit J → MEFNLETIVFYFLAAFISVFSILTVTTRRMVRSATYLLFVLFGTAGIYFLLGYTFLGSVQIMVYAGGIVVLYVFSILLTSGEGDMAAKLKRSKFLAGLGATVAGAVIVLFITLKHKFIATTDIEPLEVNIKTIGHHMLSGDKYGYLLPFEAVSILLLACIVGGLLIARKR, encoded by the coding sequence ATGGAATTTAATCTTGAAACAATAGTATTTTACTTCCTTGCGGCCTTCATCAGCGTATTCTCCATACTGACGGTAACCACCAGACGCATGGTACGTTCGGCCACATACCTGCTGTTCGTGCTTTTCGGCACGGCAGGCATCTACTTCCTGCTGGGATATACGTTCCTCGGTTCGGTACAGATTATGGTCTATGCGGGCGGTATCGTCGTGCTTTACGTCTTCTCCATTCTGCTCACCAGCGGTGAAGGCGACATGGCGGCCAAGCTGAAACGCAGCAAGTTCCTTGCCGGACTGGGCGCTACCGTGGCAGGAGCCGTCATCGTACTGTTCATAACCCTGAAACATAAGTTCATCGCCACCACAGACATCGAACCGCTCGAAGTCAACATCAAGACCATCGGCCACCACATGCTGAGCGGCGACAAATACGGTTACCTATTGCCCTTCGAGGCCGTCAGCATCCTGCTGCTGGCATGTATCGTAGGCGGATTGTTAATAGCACGTAAAAGATAA
- the nuoK gene encoding NADH-quinone oxidoreductase subunit NuoK, protein MIHMEYYLIVSAIMFFAGIYGFFTRRNTLAILISIELILNATDINFAVFNRFLFPGGLEGYFFSLFSIAISAAETAVAIAIMINIYRNIRSIQVNKLDELKW, encoded by the coding sequence ATGATACACATGGAATATTACCTGATAGTCTCGGCTATCATGTTCTTCGCCGGCATCTACGGGTTCTTTACCCGCCGCAATACGTTGGCGATACTGATTTCAATTGAGTTGATACTGAATGCTACGGACATCAACTTCGCGGTATTCAACCGTTTCCTGTTTCCCGGCGGACTGGAAGGTTACTTCTTCTCCCTGTTCTCCATTGCCATCTCGGCAGCCGAAACGGCCGTGGCCATTGCCATCATGATTAACATCTATCGCAATATCCGCAGCATACAGGTGAACAAGCTGGACGAACTCAAATGGTAG
- a CDS encoding 4Fe-4S binding protein produces MKEKEHNSYIGSLIHGITSLLTGMKTTMTVFWRKKTTEQYPENRKTLKLSERFRGTLTMPHNEKNEHHCVACGLCQTACPNDTIKVTSQTIETEDGKKKKILAKYEYDLGSCIFCQLCVNACPHDAITFDQNFEHAVFDRSKLVLTLNHPGSHVEEKKKPAAPQPEAAK; encoded by the coding sequence ATGAAAGAAAAAGAACATAATTCTTACATAGGCAGCCTCATACACGGTATCACTTCCCTGCTGACGGGCATGAAAACCACCATGACCGTTTTCTGGCGGAAGAAGACTACCGAACAGTATCCGGAAAACCGGAAGACGCTGAAACTCTCCGAACGTTTCCGCGGCACGCTGACAATGCCCCACAACGAGAAGAACGAACACCATTGCGTGGCCTGCGGCTTGTGCCAGACGGCTTGTCCCAACGACACCATCAAGGTGACGAGCCAGACGATAGAAACGGAAGACGGCAAGAAAAAGAAGATATTGGCGAAGTACGAATACGACCTCGGTTCGTGCATATTCTGCCAGCTTTGCGTCAATGCCTGCCCGCACGATGCCATTACGTTCGACCAGAACTTCGAGCATGCCGTATTCGACCGCAGCAAACTGGTACTGACGCTGAACCATCCGGGCAGTCACGTAGAAGAGAAGAAGAAACCCGCCGCTCCCCAGCCTGAAGCAGCGAAGTAA